In Chitinophagaceae bacterium, the DNA window TTTAATCTTCGTCAAAAATTTCTTTTACAATCAGGTCATTCATCGGCTGACGAATCCATTTATTACGGAAACTGTAAATAATTACTCCCAGGAAAAGATAAATACCGGCCATGATGAGAAATCCGATAAACCATTTTCCAAACAAAGTGCTGATCCATAAGGAGAGGCCGATGGTTAACACCAGTATAAAGAAAAAAGCCAACATAAAAATGATCATGTAAGTAATCAGCGAAGAAGCAACTATTGAGCTTTTATTACTAAAAATCAATTGCCCTATACGTATCCGCAGCGCAATGTATTCTTTCAATTCATGCAATAATTCTTCTGTCTTATTCATCAGTAAACATTATAAGGCTGGTTGGAAAAAAAGAATCCGTTCGCGGGTGCAGCGAACGGACATGCTTATTGGTTTTCGACTTGAGCTGAAAGGTTATCAAATGATTCCCTGGCCGTAGCACCCAGTTCAGAAATCTTATCAATACCGCCTTTAACGGTAGACTTAAGCTGATCACTCAAACCTGATGCTTTCTCTGAGATGCGCTGGCGTACGACAGTACCTTTCTCAGGCGCGAAGAGCATTCCGATCACCATACCTGCTCCAAGTCCTGACAATGCGGCAACAAATACTTTA includes these proteins:
- a CDS encoding YtxH domain-containing protein encodes the protein MNSKVFVAALSGLGAGMVIGMLFAPEKGTVVRQRISEKASGLSDQLKSTVKGGIDKISELGATARESFDNLSAQVENQ